Genomic window (Bacillus sp. (in: firmicutes)):
GCAAGTAGGATTCAACCACGTCTTTCACGAATGGAAGGCGTTGTATTTTATTTTTTATATAAGGTATTTCGTCCCGATTGCAGTAGAGGACCACATATTTTAATTTTCTTGAAATATAATGCACATGGCCGAACTTTCTTAAACTCTTGGCGTG
Coding sequences:
- a CDS encoding DUF2129 domain-containing protein, giving the protein MQERQGLIVYVYQLKHAKSLRKFGHVHYISRKLKYVVLYCNRDEIPYIKNKIQRLPFVKDVVESYLPFVKNEFENTKFKKDKEEYDYRIGL